A portion of the Paucilactobacillus hokkaidonensis JCM 18461 genome contains these proteins:
- the yhbY gene encoding ribosome assembly RNA-binding protein YhbY: protein MELRGKQKRYLRAQAHSLRPLFAVGKEGLSDNWLDQLSGALDKRELIKVNILQNSDVTIDEVQQFIESKTNIQVVQKIGRVLVLFMVSRDESMRQLSQTVSKI from the coding sequence ATGGAATTAAGAGGAAAACAAAAACGTTATCTACGTGCCCAGGCGCATTCATTACGACCACTGTTTGCAGTTGGTAAGGAAGGCCTCAGTGATAATTGGTTGGATCAATTAAGCGGGGCGTTAGATAAGCGTGAACTAATTAAAGTTAACATCTTACAAAATTCTGATGTGACGATTGATGAAGTTCAGCAATTTATCGAAAGTAAAACCAATATTCAAGTAGTCCAAAAAATTGGACGAGTATTAGTTTTATTTATGGTATCTCGTGATGAATCAATGCGCCAGTTATCACAGACTGTAAGCAAGATTTGA
- a CDS encoding nicotinate-nucleotide adenylyltransferase, with translation MQHQTTTDVTTQTITQTKTDGHKRRIGLYGGTFNPIHTSHLIVADQVGNALGLDEVLFLPDMIPPHVDAKDSINPQLRIDMIQLAIEDNPMFGIELAEVKRGGISYTFDTIKELKRVHPENDYYFIIGGDMVAYLPTWHRIDELANMVTFVGVRRLGYETKSKYPVIWVDAPLIDISSTDIRHRVETGQSVRYLVPNKVAAFIKEHRLYLE, from the coding sequence TTGCAACATCAAACTACTACTGATGTAACTACACAAACTATTACGCAGACTAAAACAGATGGTCATAAAAGAAGAATTGGGTTGTATGGTGGAACGTTTAATCCAATTCACACAAGCCATTTAATTGTGGCCGACCAAGTTGGTAATGCATTAGGATTGGATGAAGTTTTGTTCTTACCTGATATGATTCCACCTCATGTGGACGCAAAAGATTCAATTAATCCACAATTACGAATTGATATGATTCAGTTGGCTATTGAAGATAATCCAATGTTTGGAATTGAATTGGCTGAGGTAAAACGTGGTGGAATTAGTTATACGTTTGATACAATTAAGGAACTAAAAAGAGTTCATCCTGAAAATGATTATTATTTTATCATTGGTGGCGACATGGTTGCGTATTTGCCTACATGGCATCGAATTGATGAGCTGGCCAATATGGTCACATTTGTCGGTGTAAGACGACTTGGGTATGAGACTAAAAGTAAGTATCCAGTGATTTGGGTTGACGCACCACTAATCGACATTAGTTCTACTGATATCAGACATCGGGTTGAAACCGGGCAATCAGTGCGTTATTTAGTACCAAATAAGGTTGCTGCATTTATAAAGGAGCATCGTTTATATCTTGAATGA